The sequence tccggtaccgagacgacgAACCTTGTTTGAGACCTTAGTTTGGGGGGGCACTAGAGGTAAGAGCATGGGGTAGCCCTCTAATTACATATTGAACAATAATTCTAGAAGCATCAGCTTTTAAAAGATGCAGTTAGTTACTGATGAAGTTAGAATTCCATACACATGGAGTGGTAAAGGAGGTGGCTTATTAGCAAGGTCGGGCCAGCCAGTTTCCCTCTCTCAAAATATAAAACAAGCCTGGAATGGACCTGTATGTGGTTTACAATGCAAATGGGTAAGCTTATAGTAGCATTCCCCTCCCTAATATTCTATATAACCTCAAACATGATACTTTCTCTTCTTACCTTTTCCATAATAAGAAACATATTCTGGAAAGAGGGATGAAAATGTATTTAATTTgccatgattatatctactCAAAAGACATTAGAAGACTTGGGAGAAATACCTTGTTATCTCCCTTGGCAATCCCTTCCACTGCAATGCCACTTAAAGGCGGGAGCTTTCTTCTCAAAAACCTTATGAAGTGCCAAATTTGAAGGTCATTATTAAATGAAATACCTGAATAGACTCAAGTAGAGAATTGAAGCGggtatatacaaaaaaaaattggtgttGGAATTATAAATGCCACTTAAACTAGGCCATGACGGGGTTTACTTGCAGTAATGTTGAGAACGTAGTGGCACATTACCATCTATAATTTGGACCCAACCAACTCCAGTGAATTTGTTGCCCACCCCACCCCTGCAAAAATCACTTACTTGAACATATTTCAATTGAACAGAAATGATGTGGTTAGAAACAAATTATATAAGCATGTGATAAATCATAAATGCATGCAGTGGTGGACCTCAATATATGAAGAAAATTATATACTAAAAAGAGATGCTACTCATATACTAAATATATGAGTAGTGAGCTGCTACTTGGATCAGTGTTTATTACCAAAGGACCTTGCGCATAACTTGGAAGAAGAACAATTGCAATTAGGAAAATGGAAAAATGCTAGTAGATCAAAGATTACAGTACCTGAGAGTCGCCCATCAAGGCTGATATATGGCTAACAGTACATGAGTATAACATACAGGTGAAACTTCTCGCCTATTTTTGATGTACAAACCAACCATATAACTACTTTCTACTTCTCACCGTTACTGAAAGCCTAAAATACTAGCTAGATGCAAGCACTAGCTAGATGCAAGCAAAAGGCATCACTTTACCAAACATTGTTATATCTAGTAAGAGATACATTTGAAGACTAGGAGCGGGAAAACATTACCTCCTTTCATCCTTTCGCAGTCCCCCTTAATACATCATCCCTGAAAGACTAGATCTATATTGAGCAATATTGCATGTACATTGATATATAGCATTCTTCTGCATGAAACCACTTGATGTGACATATTGAAGTTCATCAGTAAGAGGGATATCAAAATAGAACGCATTCATGCCTTGGCAGAAGATAGAACCTAGAACTTGTGCAAGTCCTCATCTCAAGTAGATGAGACTTCAAGGAGGATTGTGAAGAATTGAAGCAAGTCTGTAGTGCCAGGTATTTAAAGTGCCGGTTTAAACTAGGGCATGTCAGGTTTATTTACAGTATGTCAGTATCATATGCCAACACTGTAGTTGCATATGCGCTCCTATAATTTGGCCGAAGTGGGTCTCACTGAGTTTGTTGGCCATTTAACCCCCTGCAAAGCATACTTCTTTAAGAATATTTCAAATGGCAAGAAATCGCATGGTTGGAAACAAATTTAAAGACAATGTAACAGACGCTGATTGTAGTTCTTATTACTTCGGAAAAATTGTATACTGTGCAAGGACGATATAATATTCAGTGTGGGAACCAGCTTGAATTAGCCAAGCACCTATTTAACTTGACCAAGTAATAGAATTATAGATGTTGAGAAAGTCATTATAGTCATTTACCAGCATTAGAGGTGCCAACTTAGGTATTAGATATCATGGGTTATATTATTCCGGACTTTGGTCTGGTATTGGGCTGGGCTTAGTCCCCGGATGGCTATATTTAATGATGTTGCTTTTTGTAAGGTGCTCTCTGGCTCTCCTCCACCACCTGCCTGGCCCAGCGGGCTGAGGCACAGAAGAAGGCCTAATGCTGTACCTTGTGGCCAAAATCATAAAGGCATATTGATTTTGCAGAACAGCATACCATGTCATGTCCAAAGATAATAAAGCTATTAAACCTTAAAAGGAAGAATtcttaaacaagctccaagtTAATGATTTCTAATCCAGCTGCTTAATCGATTCACCAAcaatttatgcttaattactatcACTAAGTACAAAAAAAAGGGTACATATTGAAATGCCAAAAGCACAGCAGATTgtgttttaaaattattattcattaaatataaattcattaaagtGCTTCATCATCTTTGGAGAACGATTTCAAAAATACATTTTATGAAATATGTTACCATCAGGAAGTGAGTAGTAGTTATGTAAATGAGTTCTATGTGCAAGTTGCTCCAAAATGCTTGAAAGTGGATGAAGCACAGGCTATATAAGTTTGTGCATCCACTTACATGCAGCCAACATAACCCCAGCCTCACTATACAGTTATGGTGTAACCAATCAGAGGTAGATTTGCATTTACACTGTATAAACAATATTTATTTGCATTATCAAGCATAAGTCTCTCCTCATGAAATTCTAAATTTGAGGCATCAGTCATGATATTCTAAAGGTTAGAAGAGTTATAAATTATAACTCCATGAAACTCTGAACCAgggtctgctgaaccgacctgtaccggtcggttcagcccgaaccggaccggtaccgactGGCACCGGTCCGGTTCCGAGGTAtaaaacggttccgacccatATTGGGTCGGAACCGTTCGGTTTGATGGTtaaaccggtgcgaaccgagccggttcgcaccggtatatactcgaaccggtgcgaaccgcttggttcgcaccggtatgagattgaaccggtgcgaaccgagccggttcgcaccggttcgggtcgggtcgagtATTTTTGGTGGGCCAGAGGCCTCTGGCTGGCCAGAGGCACTTTCAAAGTGCCACACTGGGGCACTTTCAAAAGTGCCGCTTTGTGCGGCACTTCAATCGAAAGTGCCGCTTTGTGCGGCACTTCAATCGAAAGTGCCGCGCTGTGGCTCACAGTGGCACTTTTTCAAGTGCCACAGTGCCTCAAGCCCTCAACGGTTGGCTATAAAAGCCGACCGAATGCTGAAGCGAAATCCATCAGCTTAGGTGAAGTATTTTgcagagagaaaggaggaggaaaagaagagaaaggcaaagacaggcatgaaaaaaaattagaaaggtcGGAGAGCgtcatttttcttaaaaatccagcaaaaactaaataaggtaaaatttcttttccctacattgtttttttaatatttcatttaaattgcttaaaaaaataagtcaaaaattgccaaaaaataggaaatgattcaatgattccatttcgtcttgaattttttatatgttgtCGATATATGGACGATGTTAATGGTGACATTAACTTTTGTTTTTAcagaatttatataatttaaaatttaattaaaaaatttaaacattaatttttaattgcaaaaaaatagaaattgaaGAAATTTAATGTGGTCGTAGGAATGGAGCCGTCAAGGAGAGGGCAACCCCAAGAGCATAATATTGGCTGGGAGCATGGGAAGATGCTCGGTGAACAGCACCAGTTTCAGTGCAATTATTgtcacaagtgcttcaaaggaGGAGTAACCAGATTAAAGCAGCACTTAGCCGGTAATTCTCGTGAGATATCTGCATGCTCGGAGTGCCCACCGAGCACCCGTCAGCTGATGAGGAAAAACCTCGCTGAGATCAAAGCAGCCAAGGAGAAAGCTGCCAAGCAGAAAGCGGAGGTGGAACGCCAAGCTGCAGAAGCACCTTCCTATCACTTGATGGAGTCACAGGAGGTCGAGGGTCCAGATGAGGAGGCACAGATCCAGGCTGCCATGCGGGCGAGTCTAGATGATCggtggcagcaggaggaggtggcgaggcatcgggctcgatttgggccctcgttTTTCGAGTCGGGCGCCAGTTCTGGTGGAAGCAGACAAGATCCAGAGTTACAAAGGACAACCTCAGTCAGGGAGGGCGATGGCAGAGGACGTAGCCGGATTGCATCTATCCTGGGTGGTTTTGGTGGCCGAAAGAAGTCTTCCGGAGGGATTCCACCAGGTGCGTCAATCcatgatgtagatccgcatGCCTTCCCCAGGAGAGATTCGAAGCAGCAAAGGATAGACACAAtatggaagaaggagaagaaaaaggatatgtggcgagctattggatcctggttccacttcagccacattCCAGCGAATGCtgcagacaatacatactacaaGTCTGCCATTTCTGCCATACAGTCTGCCGGTCCCGGTGTCGATCCTCCAGGCCCGAGGGACatctacggtgagcttcttgacaacaataaggaggagCTAGAGAATTGGATTGGCTCATataagagcaagtggcccacataTGGGCTCACTCTGATGCgtgatggttggaccggtccgacAAAGCGGGCcatcatcaactttctgacatactgtgatacgaagaccttcttccacaagtcaGTTGATGCTTCAGATAAGGCGCACAACGCCTCATACATCCTCAGACTTATggaggaggtgattgatcagattggagaggagaatatcgtgcaggtcgtcactgataacgggccgcaatataagttggccgggcaggtcttgatggagcggcgaccacaaattttctggaccccatgtgctgcacattaCATCGACCTCATCCTGATGGACATtggaaagatccgtagggtgcaacaTACTGTGGAGATAGCCCAACGCATCATCAGGTATATTTATAGCCATACTTGGGTTCTTTCATTAATGAGAAAGTATGTAGGGGAAGAAATTCTTAGAccaggagtcacacggtttgctacgaattacattgcacttgatagccttatcgagaagaaagaagccctacgtcagatgtttgtcaGTCCCGAGTGGCAGGAAAGTAGATATGCCCAGGCCGGCACTGAAGGAAGCAGAATGGAAGACTTGGTAAACAGGCAGTCATTCTGGCAGCGGGCCAATGCGatagtcaaggctatcaaaccattatatcaAGTGCTGCGGGCCGTGGATAGCGAGAGGTACCCCCAGATGGGctttttgtatcacatgatggagaaGGCAAAGGCTCAGATCATGAAGGCAGATGTAGCCCATGCCCAGgagtacatcgacatcattAAGCAGCGGTGGGGAGCCCAAATGGATAGGAAattgcatctagcaggtaagcgataatattgataattatactgattgatatatttgtataattatactaagatggtgtcatctatgtgcagcatactatcTGAATCCCCGGTTTCAGTACGAGAgtggaattggtatggatgatgaacttcttcatgctctgcgtaatgttatttataagatggagcctgatccagaagTCGCCGCGTCATGTATAGAAGAGGTAACTATGATTTAGTAACATATGTAAATATATCGGATCTTATATTATTGACATACTACAACAAACTTCTTTCCAcagaccaaattatttagagagggcagccATAGCTTTGGACAGCGACCAGCTGTCGTGAGCAAGACAACTATGAATCCGGGTACAATACAAATTTGCAAGACACCTCTGCATCTGAATTATCTTCAACTATGAGGCCATCATATATATAAAATGTAATTATCTTccatatttttgcagctgaatggtggattcattttggcggatccgcaaaaaatcttaagcggatagctatccggatcctctcccaaacggtctcctcgagtggctgtgtgcgcaactggtccaccttcggcctcatccacagcaaacagaggaaccgtttgacacaaaagcgcctcaacgacctagtttatgtgcactacaatctgcggttgaggctaaaatgcattcaggaggaagtggagctcaaaTATGCAGATCCCATCTATAGGACTTTTACAGATAATGATGATAATCCTATGCTCGACTGGCTTGCGGCCCAGCAGCACGAGCCCGAGCTTGATGAGCCAGGATCGCCTCGACGACTAGCTAGCATCATAGCCACTGAGGCTATGGTCGATCCACagcaatgggctgagcgcaaCATTCCACGCACTCCTACAGCTGATATGACGTGGCTAGAGGGGAGCCAGTCACCGCATGACTGGTACGATGCTCCCGTTCAGAGAGATGATCCTCTCATGCGAGGACGAGGACGCTCTAGTACCCAGTCGACTCGATCAGGAGGGCGTCAATCccagcaaagaagaaaaggaaagtaaagggccccaatggagagtgtcgaagaggagacttggaccagcagcgatgaaggttctggtggtgatggattTACTAGCCATGGAGAAAATGGAGGACAGTATAGTACTACTTATGAGACACAGCCGGATGAAGGTTTTCGATACACCGGTGAGTCTCAGTTTACGCATGTTACACAAGATACGGACCACGGTAGGCCGTCTGATATAGGCCGGTCGGATACCATTGCATATCGAAGAagagctcctcgaggtcgttcaaGAGGCCAGGATGCTGCTGCAGATGACCTCCCATGtggagtcggatccattgatgtATCAAGTTTCGAGTCTT is a genomic window of Phoenix dactylifera cultivar Barhee BC4 chromosome 4, palm_55x_up_171113_PBpolish2nd_filt_p, whole genome shotgun sequence containing:
- the LOC120110478 gene encoding uncharacterized protein LOC120110478, which codes for MEPSRRGQPQEHNIGWEHGKMLGEQHQFQCNYCHKCFKGGVTRLKQHLAGNSREISACSECPPSTRQLMRKNLAEIKAAKEKAAKQKAEVERQAAEAPSYHLMESQEVEGPDEEAQIQAAMRASLDDRWQQEEVARHRARFGPSFFESGASSGGSRQDPELQRTTSVREGDGRGRSRIASILGGFGGRKKSSGGIPPGASIHDVDPHAFPRRDSKQQRIDTIWKKEKKKDMWRAIGSWFHFSHIPANAADNTYYKSAISAIQSAGPGVDPPGPRDIYGELLDNNKEELENWIGSYKSKWPTYGLTLMRDGWTGPTKRAIINFLTYCDTKTFFHKSVDASDKAHNASYILRLMEEVIDQIGEENIVQVVTDNGPQYKLAGQVLMERRPQIFWTPCAAHYIDLILMDIGKIRRVQHTVEIAQRIIRYIYSHTWVLSLMRKYVGEEILRPGVTRFATNYIALDSLIEKKEALRQMFVSPEWQESRYAQAGTEGSRMEDLVNRQSFWQRANAIVKAIKPLYQVLRAVDSERYPQMGFLYHMMEKAKAQIMKADVAHAQEYIDIIKQRWGAQMDRKLHLAGKR